The Podospora pseudocomata strain CBS 415.72m chromosome 1 map unlocalized CBS415.72m_1, whole genome shotgun sequence genome has a segment encoding these proteins:
- a CDS encoding uncharacterized protein (EggNog:ENOG503P25G; COG:S): MSDTFTPPQGLAPEMYESRAGVVIAVVAVCLTTATTAVGLRSYSRATLIRQFGMDDWAAIIALLLAMGSGIMVASNTIYGHGKHIAVVDGSQLWKYFRTFYTSIVLYNGSLTAIKITFLLQYWRILGTPQMRKVVMFAGIIVALWSISQLLVVIFTCTPIERFWLPETPGTCIPNLPFWYINAAGNIVTDVIVFVVPLPALSKLNLKKNQKVALIGIFCLGFFTCAISVIRIQYLRLSEDVTWDNVASSCWSVGELCSGITCACLPTLRPLVAKIFPSMNSSNDSYGSYQKSSGRDGTAPSKSKRSRNETGSTRSIIYPEDVELQSDDRSDKEVRVDRVEDHVQYGDAVSKLKLGLKPSVTTEIKVGTPGPTSSRPVPSSQWGRGIEVKHDLVVTKEGF, from the exons ATGTCGGATACCTTTACACCACCACAGGGTCTAGCACCCGAGATGTATGAATCGCGGGCCGGCGTTGTCATCGCCGTCGTGGCAGTTTGCTTGACGACAGCCACAACTGCCGTAGGGTTGCGGTCCTATTCCCGTGCGACACTGATTCGTCAATTCGGGATGGACGATTGGGCTGCTATTATAGCCCTTCTTTTGGCGATGGGCAGTGGGATCATGGTCGCTTCAA ATACAATTTATGGACATGGCAAACACATCGCGGTCGTGGACGGGTCTCAGCTGTGGAAATATTTCAGG ACATTCTACACCTCCATCGTCCTCTATAACGGATCATTGACAGCTATCAAaatcaccttcctcctccaataCTGGCGCATTCTCGGGACACCACAGATGAGaaaggtggtgatgtttgctGGAATCATTGTTGCCTTGTGGTCCATCTCCCAACTactcgtcgtcatcttcacctGCACGCCCATCGAGAGGTTTTGGCTGCCAGAAACGCCGGGAACTTGCATTCCCAACCTGCCTTTCTGGTATATCAACGCGGCCGGCAACATTGTTACCGATGTTATCGTTTTTGTCGTTCCTTTGCCAGCTCTTAGCAAGCTGAACCTGAAGAAGAACCAAAAGGTCGCATTGATCGGTATCTTTTGCTTGGGTTTCTTT ACCTGCGCCATCTCCGTTATCCGCATCCAGTACCTCCGCCTCAGCGAGGATGTCACATGGGACAACGTCGCCTCCTCATGCTGGTCCGTTGGTGAGCTTTGCTCCGGCATCACCTGTGCCTGCCTCCCTACTCTCCGCCCTCTCGTCGCCAAGATCTTTCCCTCTATGAACTCGAGCAACGACAGCTACGGCAGCTATCAAAAGTCCTCCGGCCGTGATGGGACGGCTCCAAGTAAGAGCAAGAGATCCCGCAACGAGACAGGGAGCACGAGGAGCATCATCTACCCCGAGGATGTGGAGCTCCAGAGTGATGACAGGTCAGACAAGGAGGTCAGGGTGGACAGGGTGGAGGACCACGTGCAGTATGGGGATGCGGTGAGCAAGCTCAAGCTGGGTCTCAAGCCTTCGGTCACTACGGAGATCAAGGTCGGGACACCTGGGCCGACTTCTTCGAGACCGGTACCGAGTTCGCAGTGGGGTAGGGGGATTGAGGTGAAGCATGATTTGGTTGTTACCAAGGAGGGGTTTTaa
- a CDS encoding uncharacterized protein (EggNog:ENOG503P6E5; COG:S) produces the protein MSSQDIAKTSYAQVATAYDGYAQTPAGIIEAQLIACALGPGDLTGLHVLDLGGGSGIHARECINYGAESVDIVDISPEMLKIASNIEESLGREGKIRFFEADVSKPLSEYNHPLREKYDVVMANWIFSHADKRSTLEGMFANIGAYLKPGGIFVGIRDANPFSHEFKTGKYGAHTGWVKEIEGGVKYWAVLHCKPEPVEFEVASLEIIYGGSKELYENAGLTKIVEMSLESAQCVKDDPEFWADFLKDPFLAVVRAVKT, from the coding sequence ATGTCCTCGCAAGACATAGCCAAAACCTCTTACGCGCAAGTCGCAACAGCCTACGACGGTTACGCTCAAACCCCAGCCGGCATCATCGAAGCCCAACTCATCGCCTGTGCCCTCGGCCCCGGCGATCTCACCGGCCTTCATGTCCTAGACCTCGGTGGAGGCAGTGGTATCCACGCCAGAGAATGCATCAACTACGGCGCGGAATCAGTCGACATTGTCGACATCTCCCCCGAGATGCTCAAAATCGCTTCCAACATTGAAGAGTCCCTCGGCCGCGAGGGCAAGATCCGGTTCTTTGAAGCTGATGTCTCGAAGCCTTTGTCTGAGTACAACCACCCACTGCGAGAAAAGTACGATGTCGTCATGGCGAACTGGATCTTCAGCCATGCCGACAAGAGGTCAACTCTGGAGGGCATGTTTGCCAATATTGGCGCCTATTTGAAGCCAGGGGGGATCTTTGTCGGGATTAGAGATGCGAATCCCTTCAGTCATGAGTTCAAGACGGGGAAGTATGGGGCTCATACGGGCTGGGTCAAGGAGATTGAAGGAGGGGTGAAGTATTGGGCTGTTTTGCACTGCAAGCCTGAGCCGGTCGAATTTGAGGTTGCTTCGCTTGAGATTATCTATGGGGGGTCGAAGGAGCTGTATGAGAATGCTGGGTTGACCAAGATTGTGGAGATGTCACTGGAGAGTGCGCAGTGTGTGAAAGATGATCCGGAGTTTTGGGCTGATTTCTTGAAGGATCCTTTTTTGGCTGTTGTGCGTGCTGTGAAgacctag
- a CDS encoding uncharacterized protein (EggNog:ENOG503PE21; COG:S) → MMATLAMTSFPFQPLTTTYSRPPACNGIYMPGNIWVMDNDPTCLPPGFDTESTSFFSPGIACPSGYWSACSDSKGVSTITTVTCCPIYRSDISLSCVPSNAVLSGPWVDHFCTFKAKWTGNVVTVTTSRNGVTATETQTFISPQGINAFGVRMVHQTTDISPLNTQSTSNTDPPITTSSPTSQLGSLETSSSPDTAPIAEPAGSSLSTGAIAAIAVVIPILAILAGVGFFLWWRSRRALAASSLPESSPLGGPASESPGFGAGYPQQSGYTQQTSTYHGAGGPLPPQYGVFSKEMPTAYKAAVEMPGVGNTHVELPATYDIGPQELPTTSRQDRE, encoded by the coding sequence ATGATGGCAACCCTTGCCAtgacctccttcccctttcaACCGCTTACAACGACGTACTCGAGACCTCCTGCTTGCAATGGCATATACATGCCCGGAAATATTTGGGTTATGGATAACGACCCTACCTGCCTTCCTCCAGGATTCGACACCGAGTCAacctcctttttctccccCGGCATCGCTTGTCCTAGCGGGTACTGGAGTGCTTGTTCGGATTCCAAGGGCGTCAGTACGATCACCACGGTGACCTGCTGCCCAATATACCGAAGCGACATCTCTCTTTCTTGTGTTCCTTCTAATGCTGTACTCTCCGGACCTTGGGTGGACCATTTTTGCACGTTCAAAGCGAAATGGACAGGCAACGTTGTCACGGTCACCACATCTAGGAACGGCGTGACTGCCACCGAAACCCAGACATTCATATCTCCGCAAGGCATCAATGCGTTTGGCGTTCGCATGGTACACCAGACGACCGACATATCGCCCTTAAATACGCAATCAACCTCAAACACAGACCCTCCAATAACGActtcctcgcccacaagTCAATTGGGATCCTTGGAGACATCTTCAAGCCCGGACACCGCGCCAATAGCTGAACCAGCAGGTTCAAGCCTCAGTACCGGAGCTATTGCCGCAATCGCGGTGGTCATACCGATACTCGCCATtcttgctggtgttggaTTTTTCTTATGGTGGAGGAGTCGAAGGGCGCTGGCTGCCTCCTCGTTGCCGGAATCTTCGCCATTGGGAGGCCCGGCGTCAGAATCACCTGGATTTGGAGCGGGCTATCCGCAACAGAGCGGTTATACGCAACAAACAAGCACTTATCATGGAGCCGGTGGTCCACTGCCGCCCCAGTATGGAGTGTTTTCAAAGGAGATGCCAACTGCATAcaaggctgctgttgagatgCCGGGTGTGGGCAATACTCACGTGGAACTTCCCGCTACCTATGATATTGGTCCACAGGAATTACCGACAACGTCAAGGCAGGACAGAGAATAG
- a CDS encoding uncharacterized protein (EggNog:ENOG503NWZ7; COG:S), with product MSANQHTQLGDRLSGLQRAVKKALNPVAEYPHAPGNLEPEATPDIIGAIKSLGFKDYETLLAFLNAAVQGAVDDNELLLERLIQLLSKLPTISKERKQITDGLLTQLWNSLDHPPATSLGQEFRYRSADGSGNNINHPELGAANRPYARTVPPLTFQNPSQPDPSTIFDMLMARGDTFQPHPQGISSVMFYLATLIIHDCFQTSFSDYNINQTSSYLDLSPLYGRNEVEQKAMRTFQNGLLKPDCFSSKRILGFPPGCGVFLVMFNRYHNYVVTQLAKINENGRFNKPGTEAGNAAWEKYDNDLFQTGRLITCGLYANIILHDYTRSILALNHVDTTWSLDPRTKSGKNMFSQPSPRGVGNQVSVEFNLLYRWHSTVSQRDEKWTIDEFTRLLDGKDPDEAALPEVLRALAKFDRDIPSEPEKRNTLGGLVRQADGTFEDDGLVKILTESIEDIAGSFGANRVPNVFKTVEILGIKQARYWNVATLNEFRAFMGLTKHTTFEDINPDPVVAKKLRDLYDSPDSVEMYPGLVIEKAKPPISPGSGLCTNYTTSKAILSDAVSLIRGDRFYTLDYTPKNLTNWGYNEPNSDNKISQGHVMHKLIFRAFPNHFQHNSIYAHYPFVIPAKNKQIHDNLGTSPNYTWDKPQRHASPVVIRFYQAAKTILANSIPVSSNPPWNSPQTTPSPPPTTTPITLTESQSASLNRFCQEKITHHLQKSSIPIVCSSLADTRNEVDIIRDVLSPVATQLYATIFNLPLKTLQNPHGVYSEYELFTVLAAIAGSVSLDVDGRASEFRVRQTAKGMAGKLGGLVVKELKDEKGVVGGLLGRVEGLVHRHVGATEDEVEIGKLGKGVLEGVLRREGGDLEKVVYGGEGVLVGVALGVMELVRVLGEILDFYLGEGRGYLGDVGRAVKAGDEEGVVMYLLEGWRLGGSGAVLSRLKGDVVVATGGATANLKAGERVVVDLTAVGRDGGVFPEPEKVRLDRDLESYLLHNIGGGLLGSGVSRVILVAMFKAVVGLEGLERADGTRGQLNGSQAGPSWNGQIRGEIGESQNGGNGLRTYMTADQRAFSPIPSTMRVRYEG from the exons ATGAGTGCGAATCAGCACACACAACTCGGAGATAGGCTCTCAGGCCTTCAGCGGGCTGTCAAGAAAGCCCTCAATCCAGTGGCAGAATATCCTCATGCCCCTGGAAATCTTGAACCTGAAGCTACACCCGATATCATAGGTGCCATCAAGTCGCTGGGGTTCAAGGATTATGAAACCCTGCTCGCCTTTCTGAACGCCGCTGTCCAAGGAGCTGTCGACGACAATGAACTTTTGCTGGAACGGCTGATCCAGCTTCTGTCAAAGCTGCCCACTATCTCCAAGGAGCGCAAGCAAATCACGGATGGCCTCCTCACCCAGCTGTGGAATAGCCTCGACCATCCACCCGCCACATCACTAGGCCAAGAATTCCGCTATCGGTCTGCCGATGGCTCTGGGAACAATATCAATCACCCCGAACTTGGGGCTGCCAACAGACCTTATGCCAGAACTGTACCTCCCTTGACATTTCAAAATCCCAGCCAGCCCGACCCGTCGACAATCTTCGATATGCTGATGGCACGTGGTGACACTTtccaaccacatccccaaggTATCTCTAGCGTAATGTTTTACCTCGCAactctcatcatccatgaCTGTTTTCAGACGTCCTTCTcagactacaacatcaaccagaCTTCTTCTTATCTCGACTTGTCACCCTTATACGGTCGGAATGAAGTGGAGCAAAAGGCCATGAGGACCTTCCAAAACGGTCTTCTCAAGCCGGATTGCTTCAGTTCCAAGAGAATTCTTGGGTTTCCTCCTGGATGTGGCGTCTTCCTGGTCATGTTCAACAGGTACCACAACTATGTGGTGACACAGCTTGCCAAGATCAACGAGAATGGCCGTTTCAACAAGCCAGGCACGGAAGCAGGAAACGCCGCCTGGGAGAAGTACGACAATGACCTGTTTCAGACAGGCCGTCTCATCACTTGCGGTCTTTATGCCAACATCATTCTTCACGACTATACGAGGTCGATTCTTGCTCTCAATCATGTCGACACGACGTGGAGTCTCGACCCTCGCACCAAGTCTGGCAAAAACATGTTCAGTCAGCCATCCCCTCGTGGTGTCGGAAACCAGGTTTCGGTTGAGTTTAATCTTCTTTATCGGTGGCACAGCACTGTTTCTCAACGGGATGAGAAGTGGACCATCGATGAGTTCACTCGACTTCTGGACGGCAAGGACCCTGATGAGGCGGCGTTGCCAGAGGTACTGAGGGCTCTGGCAAAGTTTGATCGCGATATTCCTAGTGAACCTGAGAAACGGAATACACTCGGCGGGCTTGTTCGCCAGGCTGACGGCACAttcgaggatgatggcttAGTGAAGATACTCACCGAGTCCATTGAGGACATTGCCGGCTCTTTCGGTGCCAACCGGGTACCTAACGTGTTCAAGACGGTAGAGATCTTGGGCATCAAGCAAGCGCGTTACTGGAATGTGGCTACCCTCAATGAGTTCCGGGCTTTCATGGGTCTCACCAAGCACACCACTTTTGAAGATATCAACCCCGACCCTGTGGTGGCCAAGAAACTGCGGGACTTGTACGACTCGCCTGACTCTGTCGAGATGTATCCCGGGCTGGTCATCGAGAAAGCCAAGCCGCCTATCTCTCCTGGAAGTGGGCTTTGCACAAACTATACCACGAGTAAAGCAATTTTGTCTGATGCTGTCAGTCTCATTCGTGGAGACCGGTTCTACACTCTGGACTACACGCCCAAGAATCTTACAAACTGGGG CTACAACGAACCCAACTCCGACAACAAAATCAGCCAAGGCCACGTCATGCACAAGCTCATCTTCCGCGCCTTCCCCAACCACTTCCAGCACAACTCCATCTACGCCCACTACCCCTTTGTCATCCCggccaagaacaagcagaTCCACGACAACCTCGGGACCTCCCCCAACTACACCTGGGATAAACCCCAACGCCACGCCTCCCCGGTCGTGATCAGATTTTACCAAGCAGCCAAAACGATCCTTGCCAACAGCATTcccgtctcctccaaccccccctggaACAGcccccaaacaacaccatccccacctcccactACTACCCCTATAACCCTCACAGAATCCCAATCTGCTTCTCTGAATCGGTTCTGCCAAGAAAAAATaacccatcacctccaaaaGAGCAGCATTCCTATCGTCTGTTCTTCCCTTGCTGACACCCGCAACGAAGTCGACATAATCCGCGATGTCCTCTCCCCCGTCGCGACGCAGCTCTACGCGACAATCTTCAACCTCCCGCTTAAGACTTTGCAAAACCCTCATGGCGTCTACAGTGAGTACGAGCTCTTCACTGTACTTGCCGCCATCGCGGGTAGTGTGTCCCTTGATGTGGATGGTCGTGCCAGTGAGTTTAGAGTCAGGCAGACGGCGAAAGGGATGGCGGGTAAgcttggggggttggtagtcaaggagttgaaggacgaaaagggggtggtgggggggttgttggggagggtggaggggttggttcACCGGCATGTTGGGGCTactgaggatgaggtggagatTGGGAAacttgggaagggggttttggagggggttttgagacgggagggaggggatttgGAAAAGGTTGTttatgggggggagggggtgttggttggggttgcgCTTGGAGTGATGGAGCTGGtgagggttttgggggagatTTTGGACTTCtatttgggggaggggagggggtatttGGGGGATGTGGGGAGGGCTGTGAAggctggggatgaggagggggtggtgatgtattTGCTTgagggttggaggttgggaggCTCGGGGGCTGTGTTGAGTAGGTTGAagggtgatgttgttgtcgcAACCGGCGGGGCAACTGCGAACTTGAaggctggggagagggtggttgtGGATTTGACGGCTGTGGGAAGAGATGGCGGTGTGTTTCCAGAGCCGGAAAAAGTGAGGCTTGATAGGGATTTGGAGTCGTACTTGCTGCATAATATCGGGGGTGGGTTGCTAGGATCTGGCGTCAGTCGCGTGATTTTGGTGGCTATGTTCAAGGCGGTGGTTGGACTGGAGGGTCTAGAGAGGGCGGATGGGACAAGAGGGCAGCTGAACGGTTCCCAAGCTGGTCCGTCTTGGAATGGGCAGATTCGAGGCGAGATTGGTGAGAGTCAGAATGGAGGGAATGGACTGAGGACCTACATGACGGCTGATCAGAGGGCGTTCTCACCTATTCCGAGCACCATGAGGGTGAGATATGAGGGATGA
- a CDS encoding uncharacterized protein (EggNog:ENOG503NUZJ; COG:G), producing MADEKQLEKVTASSVSQSFTDDDGQEITWTEEEEKALLRRVDFLIMPLLILGFFALQIDRGNIGNAMTDFFMQEVGITQFQFNIGQQLLSTGIVLLEIPSNIILYRVGPTLWIGCQILAWGAVATFQAFIKGKGLGPYLTTRLLLGLCEAGFIPAGLYTMTRWYKRSEISRRFSYYFLGNLFAGACSGLIAYGILHMRGIAGLSGWQWLFLLEGLFTIVVGLIFIAFFPQSPANPRSLIAGKSFRYFTERESAILQARVFKDDPSKLQPRQNVSWGEVKDTLTNWRILPHFLTTILGMASAHALGAYAPTLVIGFGYGRLQSNAMMTIGAWILLVLNLLWGWLADKYSKRGLMVFLGVLGLWVFQLGNRLLITSPNRDLRFGFLTMATAFMANWHAVNGAWLSLNARSAGERSITMAIFVMGANIAGIAGSQIFQAHDAPVYRTGWTIIVALCSASLFMSIVANAQYWLLNKFQKREGEDRYKY from the exons ATGGCCGACGAAAAGCAACTTGAGAAGGTGACAGCGAGCAGTGTGAGCCAGAGCTTcaccgacgacgatggaCAAGAAATCACCTGgacagaggaagaggagaaggcaCTGCTTCGAAG GGTTGACTTTCTCATCATGCCTCTCTTGATCCTTGGCTTCTTTGCCCTCCAAATAGATCGCGGAAACAT CGGCAATGCCATGACGGATTTTTTCATGCAAGAAGTGGGAATCACACAGTTTCAGTTCAACATCGGCCAGCAGCTGCTGTCTACAGGCATCGTGCTTCTCGAA ATTcccagcaacatcatcctGTATCGTGTTGGCCCAACCCTATGGATTGGCTGCCAGATTCTTGCCTGGGGTGCCGTCGCTACCTTTCAAGCCTTTATCAAGGGAAAGGGCTTGGGGCCATATCTGACGACCAGATTGCTTCTTGG TCTCTGTGAAGCTGGTTTTATTCCTGCCGGTCTTTACACCATGACTCGGTGGTACAAGCGTAGTGAGATTTCGAGGCGGTTCTCCTATTActtcctcggcaacctctTTGCCGGCGCTTGCTCAGGTCTCATTGCTTATGGAAT TTTGCACATGAGAGGTATTGCCGGTCTCTCTGGGTGGCAATGGCTGTTCCTTCTCGAAGGCCTCTTTACCATTGTCGTCGGCCTTATCTtcatcgccttcttcccccagTCCCCAGCCAACCCAAGATCCTTGATCGCAGGCAAGAGCTTCCGCTACTTCACCGAGAGAGAGTCTGCGATTCTGCAAGCACGCGTCTTCAAGGACGACCCGTCCAAGCTCCAGCCTAGACAAAATGTTAGCTGGGGTGAAGTGAAGGATACT cTCACCAACTGGCGCATCCTCCCTcacttcctcaccaccatcctcggAATGGCTTCCGCTCATGCCCTGGGTGCCTATGCCCCCACCCTCGTCATCGGCTTCGGCTACGGCAGACTGCAGTCCAACGCCATGATGACAATCGGCGCATGGATTCTCTTggtcctcaacctcctctggGGCTGGCTCGCGGATAAGTACAGCAAGAGAGGGCTGATGGTGTTCCTTGGTGTCTTGGGTCTCTGGGTTTTCCAGCTTGGAAACCGCCTCCTGATCACCTCCCCTAATAGAGACCTCCGGTTCGGTTTCTTGACTATGGCTACTGCTTTTATGGCCAATTGGC ACGCCGTCAACGGAGCCTGgctctccctcaacgccaGATCTGCCGGCGAGCGCTCCATCACTATGGCTATCTTTGTCATGGGCGCGAACATTGCTGGTATTGCTGGCTCGCAAATCTTCCAGGCGCATGATGCGCCTGTTTATAGGACTGGGTGGACGATTATTGTTGCGCTTTGCTCAGCTTCGCTTTTCATGTCGATCGTGGCGAATGCGCAGTATTGGTTGTTGAATAAGTTtcagaagagggagggagaggataGGTACAAGTACTAG
- a CDS encoding uncharacterized protein (EggNog:ENOG503NTVZ; COG:E) encodes MAQLAARANVAPDSGFPVTLHPHFNPKIKDHIPPEPPHKERTPAPDRGLFANPDKKSLLSIPGIKVVPLTESIGTVLENVQLSALTPQQLDELALLVNERGVVFFRSQDLTTEGQVKLFEHYGELDRHPSQKDTRHHVIRGSTIDHREILAYTPWPSGDFHADTSFEINPPSYSMLRMEEHPPVGGDTAWVSSYGLYDTLSDAMKNFLSGLHAVHTSRLQYDTILDLWQVPPNRAPIDTHHPAVRTHPVTGLRALNVNPGFVTGFAELKKYEGDKILDFLNYHIHSADDHYVRFKWEVGSVALWDNRAVVHRVIPGSYETPRRGIRTTVFGEKPYFDPKSEGRLERQKRLKAEKENEDKAKGVNGTNGNGVSH; translated from the exons ATGGCCCAGCTTGCTGCACGCGCCAATGTTGCCCCGGACTCGGGATTTCCAGtcaccctccacccacaCTTTAACCCCAAGATCAAAGATCATATCCCTCCAGAGCCACCACACAAAGAGCGAACCCCAGCGCCCGACAGAGGTCTCTTTGCCAATCCCGACAAGAAATCGTTGCTCTCAATCCCCGGTATCAAAGTGGTTCCCTTGACCGAATCGATTGGAACCGTCCTGGAGAATGTCCAGCTCTCCGCCTTGACACCACAACAGCTCGATGAGCTTGCTCTGCTGGTCAACGAACGCGGTGTGGTCTTCTTCCGCTCTCAAGATCTGACCACTGAAGGTCAGGTCAAACTCTTTGAACACTATGGAGAGCTCGACCGTCACCCGTCTCAGAAAGACACGCGCCATCATGTCATCAGAGGCAGCACCATAGATCACAGGGAGATATTGGCCTACACCCCTTGGCCAAGCGGCGATTTCCATGCCGACACCTCTTTCGAGATCAACCCGCCATCTTACTCGATGCTCAGAATGGAAGAGCACCCgcctgttggtggtgacacGGCGTGGGTATCGTCTTATGGTCTGTACGATACTCTGTCGGATGCCATGAA AAACTTTTTGTCCGGTCTTCACGCCGTTCACACCTCTCGTCTTCAGTacgacaccatcctcgaccttTGGCAAGTGCCTCCCAACCGTGCCCCAATcgacacccaccaccccgctgTTCGGACTCATCCAGTCACTGGCCTCCGGGCACTGAACGTCAACCCCGGCTTTGTCACGGGCTTCGCCGAGTTGAAGAAATATGAAGGCGATAAGATTTTGGACTTCTTGAACTATCACATTCATTCTGCGGATGACCATTATGTACGATTCaagtgggaggtggggagtGTTGCGTTGTGGGACAACCGAGCCGTGGTTCATCGCGTAATTCCCGGATCGTACGAGACCCCTAGGAGAGGCATTAGAACGACTGTTTTTGGAGAAAAGC CATACTTCGATCCGAAGAGCGAGGGAAGGTTGGAGAGACAAAAGAGGCTAAAAGCTGAGAAAGAGAACGAAGATAAAGCTAAAGGTGTCAATGGAACCAACGGCAATGGGGTCAGCCACTGA